GGCAGCGGCTCGTAGAACGCGGCGGCGGAGAGCCGGATCGAGGGTGCGAAGACGGTCGATCTCGATGGAAACAGAGGAGGTTCCCGGGGCGGTAGAGACCGCGCGACCTCCTCCACGAACGGGCTTGCCAGGGAGAAGAAGTTGGGGAAGGATGCGGGCGAGCTCGGCTTGCCAGCGGAATTCTTCCTCGCGGGCCAGCTCAGCCAGATTGGCTAAGGTGTGGTCAATAGAGGGGTTATAGGTGCGGAGTTGGGGGAGCAATTCATGACGGACCCGATTACGGGTATAGGCCGTATCGGCATTGGTGGAGTCGGTGTGCCAGGGCTGGTTGCGGGACTGGAGGAATGCTTCGATCTCGCTGCGACGAGTAGCAAGCAGAGGGCGAAGGATGTTTCCCGAGCGCTGGCCAGTTTGGTGGATGGAGACGATGGGGTGGATGCCCGAGATCCCTTCGGTCCAGGCTCCGCGGAGGAGTTTCATCAACACGGTCTCGGCTTGGTCGTCGAGGGTATGGGCGGTGAGGATGGAGTCGGCGTGACCGGAGGCGATGAGAGTGCGAAAGAAGGCGTAACGAACCTCGCGTGCGGCCTCTTCGAGGGTCTCGCGGTTTTCGGCAGCTCGGGCCGGGACGTCGGCGCGATGGATGTGGAGAGGGATGTCGAGCTGGATGCAGAGATCTTGTACGAAAGCCAGGTCAGCGTCGGATTCGGCGGCTTCGCGGATGCCGTGGTGAACATGGGCGGCGGAGAGACCGACTCCGAGAGCGTCACGTTTAGCCGTATTGGCTTCGTGAAGCGCGAGAAGGAGAGCGACGGAATCTGCTCCACCGGAGACTGCGACGCAGAGGCGGTTGCCAGGCTGGATGTGGTCGCGGCTGAAGGGGAGAGCAGTTGGCATGAGTCTTCATCTTAATTCGAGCGGTGGGTAGAGAAGTAGATTTCTCAACTTCGCAGCGGACGATAAAACTGTCCTCTGCTGTGGTCGAAATGCCAGACTTAGACGTCTAGTCCGATGAGACGCATCAGAGCAACTCCATTGCTCCGGGTGACAGGACCATCGCGGAGAATGAAGTCGAACTTCATCTTTCCGTCGTCGATCTCGTCCTGGAAGTGCATGTTGTGGATGAGATTGCTGTGAAGTTGCGTAAGAGCGAGGTCGTGGGTGCTGATGAGGCCGATGGCAGATGTTTCAAGCAGCGAGTTCACGATGCCCTGGGCCCCGATGAGACGGTCACGCGAGTTGGTTCCTTGCAGCAGCTCATCCAGAAGGAAGAAGAGCGGAGGCTGCTGATTTGCTAGGTCGCGGACATGGCGAAGGCGTGTGATTTCAGCATAGAAGCGGGAATTGCCTTTCTGGAGGGAGTCGTTGACAAGAATGCTGGCGCCGATGCGTAGGGGTGTGAGCTGAAGCGAATGAGCGCGGACCGGCGCTCCGGCCATGGCGAGCACTGTATTG
This portion of the Edaphobacter sp. 4G125 genome encodes:
- the tilS gene encoding tRNA lysidine(34) synthetase TilS, whose protein sequence is MPTALPFSRDHIQPGNRLCVAVSGGADSVALLLALHEANTAKRDALGVGLSAAHVHHGIREAAESDADLAFVQDLCIQLDIPLHIHRADVPARAAENRETLEEAAREVRYAFFRTLIASGHADSILTAHTLDDQAETVLMKLLRGAWTEGISGIHPIVSIHQTGQRSGNILRPLLATRRSEIEAFLQSRNQPWHTDSTNADTAYTRNRVRHELLPQLRTYNPSIDHTLANLAELAREEEFRWQAELARILPQLLLPGKPVRGGGRAVSTAPGTSSVSIEIDRLRTLDPALRRRVLRAAARQLGFRLSFDDTTRLLALAGFATLSTVAARSGASVHLASGLRAQRSARELQLSTEVIGEVDFTRFP